In Pseudonocardia sp. C8, one genomic interval encodes:
- a CDS encoding YceI family protein has protein sequence MFWRKKGGRRPARGTTDRHALVPIPLTGGVLSGQVRDGQGGALAGTEISVIDAGDRRVAHLETDPFGRFSASLMPGKYRVRVEAGGYQQASDVVEVEWGSHTEMGPIVLGEDPALRPPRPGVFVIDPDHSSVRFVARHIGLSKVYGRFDRFQGRIRIAEPFEESSVDVVIDAASVDTNVEARDTHLRSADFLDVERFPELRFSSVRFTAHGGNRWTVDGDLTLHGMTSDVSLDTTFLGSAEWNGDRVGAVATTQLHREHFTLNWQQMIAKGLPVVGSTIDIQLDVQAVRQGQ, from the coding sequence GTGTTCTGGAGGAAGAAGGGCGGTCGGCGCCCGGCGCGGGGGACCACGGACCGGCACGCGCTCGTCCCGATTCCGCTGACCGGCGGCGTGCTCTCCGGGCAGGTCCGCGACGGCCAGGGTGGCGCGCTGGCCGGCACCGAGATCTCGGTGATCGACGCCGGGGACCGCCGGGTCGCCCATCTCGAGACCGACCCGTTCGGCCGGTTCTCGGCCTCCCTGATGCCCGGCAAGTACCGGGTCCGGGTCGAGGCCGGCGGCTACCAGCAGGCCTCCGACGTCGTCGAGGTCGAGTGGGGCTCGCACACCGAGATGGGCCCGATCGTGCTCGGCGAGGACCCGGCGCTGCGGCCTCCGCGGCCGGGCGTCTTCGTGATCGACCCCGACCACAGCTCGGTGCGGTTCGTCGCCCGGCACATCGGGCTGTCCAAGGTGTACGGCCGGTTCGACCGGTTCCAGGGCCGGATCCGGATCGCGGAGCCGTTCGAGGAGTCCTCGGTGGACGTCGTCATCGACGCCGCCAGCGTGGACACCAACGTCGAGGCCCGCGACACCCACCTGCGCTCGGCCGACTTCCTCGACGTCGAACGGTTCCCCGAGCTGCGGTTCTCCAGCGTCCGGTTCACCGCGCACGGCGGGAACCGCTGGACCGTCGACGGCGACCTCACGCTGCACGGCATGACCAGCGACGTCTCGCTCGACACCACGTTCCTCGGCTCCGCGGAGTGGAACGGGGACCGGGTCGGCGCGGTCGCGACCACGCAGCTCCACCGCGAGCACTTCACGCTCAACTGGCAGCAGATGATCGCGAAGGGGCTGCCGGTCGTCGGGTCGACGATCGACATCCAGCTCGACGTGCAGGCCGTCCGGCAGGGTCAGTAG
- a CDS encoding DNA-formamidopyrimidine glycosylase family protein, producing the protein MPEGDTVYLAGRRLHAALAGHRLLRGELRHPRLVEQDLAGLTVTGVVSVGKHLFTRFDDGRSLHSHFRMDGAWHLYRPGTRWQRPAHEARAVLETADRVAVGFALHDLALLPTGDEHTLVGHLGPDLLDPGWGTEHEAEALRRLTARGDHELGLVLLEQRVMAGLGNLYRNDICFLLGLTPWVPVRDVPDLPRVVALARRLLTANKDRPEQTTTGSLAPGEAHWVFDRAGRPCRRCRTRIRAADQGEPPYTRVTYWCPGCQRGPAPHPARRNAGPRHGAPGRPSPGATRP; encoded by the coding sequence GTGCCCGAGGGAGACACGGTCTACCTGGCCGGACGGCGGCTGCACGCCGCGCTGGCCGGGCACCGCCTGCTCCGCGGGGAGCTGCGGCACCCGCGGCTGGTGGAGCAGGATCTCGCCGGGCTGACCGTCACCGGTGTCGTCTCGGTCGGCAAGCACCTGTTCACCCGGTTCGACGACGGCCGCAGCCTGCACAGCCACTTCCGGATGGACGGCGCGTGGCACCTCTACCGGCCCGGCACCCGCTGGCAGCGGCCCGCGCACGAGGCCCGCGCCGTGCTGGAGACCGCCGACCGGGTCGCGGTCGGTTTCGCCCTGCACGACCTGGCGCTGCTACCCACCGGGGACGAGCACACCCTCGTCGGCCACCTGGGACCGGACCTGCTCGACCCCGGCTGGGGCACGGAGCACGAGGCGGAGGCGTTGCGCCGGCTGACCGCCCGCGGCGACCACGAGCTGGGCCTCGTGCTGCTCGAGCAGCGGGTCATGGCCGGGCTGGGGAACCTGTACCGCAACGACATCTGCTTCCTGCTGGGGCTGACGCCGTGGGTGCCGGTGCGCGACGTCCCGGACCTGCCCCGCGTCGTCGCACTCGCCAGGCGGCTGCTGACCGCGAACAAGGACCGCCCGGAGCAGACGACGACCGGGTCGCTCGCCCCGGGCGAGGCGCACTGGGTCTTCGACCGGGCCGGGCGCCCGTGCCGCCGGTGCCGGACCCGGATCCGGGCCGCCGACCAGGGCGAACCGCCCTACACCCGGGTCACGTACTGGTGCCCGGGCTGCCAGCGGGGGCCCGCGCCGCACCCGGCGCGCCGGAACGCCGGCCCGCGCCACGGCGCGCCGGGCAGGCCCTCCCCCGGGGCCACCCGTCCCTGA
- a CDS encoding amino-acid N-acetyltransferase, translating to MAEPAPTVHVRRARTPDVRAIRELVDEYAGRVLLAKETVTLYEAVPEFLVAEIEGKVVGCGALHVLWEDLGEIRTVAVSPSVLGRGVGHTIVDALIEGARELGLQRLFVLTFEKQFFARHGFAEIDGTPVSAEVFAAMLRSYDAGVAEFLDLAHVKPNTLGNVRMLLTL from the coding sequence GTGGCCGAACCCGCCCCCACCGTGCACGTCCGCCGCGCCCGCACCCCCGACGTCCGCGCGATCCGCGAGCTGGTCGACGAGTACGCCGGGCGGGTGCTGCTCGCCAAGGAGACCGTGACCCTCTACGAGGCGGTCCCCGAGTTCCTGGTCGCCGAGATCGAGGGAAAGGTCGTCGGCTGCGGGGCGCTGCACGTCCTCTGGGAGGACCTGGGCGAGATCCGGACGGTGGCGGTGTCCCCGTCGGTCCTGGGCCGGGGCGTCGGGCACACGATCGTCGACGCGCTCATCGAGGGTGCCCGCGAGCTCGGCCTGCAGCGGCTGTTCGTGCTGACCTTTGAGAAGCAGTTCTTCGCCCGGCACGGGTTCGCCGAGATCGACGGGACGCCGGTGTCGGCCGAGGTCTTCGCGGCCATGCTCCGCTCCTACGACGCCGGGGTCGCCGAGTTCCTGGACCTGGCCCACGTCAAGCCGAACACGCTCGGCAACGTGCGGATGCTGCTGACACTCTAG
- a CDS encoding LysR family transcriptional regulator yields the protein MDIRHLRDFVAVAEELHVARAAARRGTAASPLSRRIRGLEHELGAALFVRHRRRLALTAAGEALLPVARDLVLQFDALPSVVREAQVPAVRTATVGIVPDISPALRRAFVGAVTRDHPDVDVHFRPGRTGPLLQAVSGGELDLALVHGPVDEPGLSSVRLDTAPAAVVVAADAGFDGHGSVALEELRDLAYASVRHDAAPLFHRRVVDLLRRHGITRHVELEGHDVAGLVQLVTTGRAFTLAGPDAGPPGTAFAGEPVVVLPVRDAVLQLGTVAVWSTDRDTGCDVVGALAGAVRGPLATGTAGPVY from the coding sequence GTGGACATCCGCCACCTCCGGGACTTCGTCGCCGTCGCCGAGGAGCTGCACGTCGCCCGTGCCGCCGCCCGGCGGGGGACGGCCGCCTCGCCGCTGTCCCGGCGGATCCGCGGCCTGGAGCACGAGCTCGGCGCGGCGCTGTTCGTCCGCCACCGGCGCCGGCTCGCCCTCACCGCGGCCGGGGAGGCGCTGCTGCCGGTGGCCCGGGACCTCGTCCTGCAGTTCGACGCGCTGCCGTCGGTCGTGCGGGAGGCCCAGGTCCCCGCGGTCCGGACCGCCACCGTCGGGATCGTGCCGGACATCTCCCCCGCGCTGCGCCGCGCGTTCGTCGGCGCCGTCACCCGCGACCATCCCGACGTCGACGTGCACTTCCGGCCGGGCAGGACCGGCCCGCTGCTGCAGGCGGTGAGCGGCGGCGAGCTCGATCTCGCGCTGGTGCACGGCCCGGTCGACGAGCCGGGGTTGAGCTCCGTGCGCCTGGACACCGCTCCGGCGGCGGTCGTGGTCGCGGCCGACGCCGGGTTCGACGGTCACGGGTCGGTGGCGCTCGAGGAGCTGCGCGACCTGGCCTACGCCTCGGTCCGGCACGACGCGGCGCCGCTGTTCCACCGCCGCGTCGTCGACCTGCTGCGCCGGCACGGCATCACCCGGCACGTCGAGCTGGAGGGCCACGACGTCGCCGGGCTGGTCCAGCTGGTGACGACGGGTCGCGCGTTCACCCTGGCCGGTCCGGACGCCGGCCCGCCCGGAACGGCGTTCGCCGGGGAGCCGGTGGTCGTGCTGCCGGTCCGGGACGCCGTGCTGCAGCTCGGCACGGTCGCGGTGTGGAGCACCGACCGGGACACCGGGTGCGACGTCGTGGGGGCACTGGCCGGGGCGGTGCGCGGCCCGCTGGCGACCGGGACCGCCGGCCCGGTCTACTGA
- a CDS encoding helix-turn-helix domain-containing protein: MLLREAIGSGLRQARTERRRTLRDISRAARVSLGYLSEVERGRKEPSSELLAAICEALGITVPDLLTSVAVEMAGELRRDDVLVPIGQRHAELRLAGRPGSPVGAPASSGGPVASAA, translated from the coding sequence ATGCTCCTGCGGGAAGCGATCGGCAGCGGGCTGCGGCAGGCGCGGACCGAGCGCCGGCGCACGCTGCGCGACATCTCGCGGGCCGCGCGGGTCAGCCTCGGGTACCTCTCGGAGGTCGAGCGCGGCCGCAAGGAACCCTCCAGCGAGCTGCTCGCTGCGATCTGCGAGGCGCTCGGCATCACCGTTCCCGACCTGCTGACCTCGGTCGCCGTCGAGATGGCCGGGGAGCTGCGCCGCGACGACGTGCTGGTCCCGATCGGCCAGCGGCACGCGGAGCTGCGCCTCGCCGGGCGCCCCGGCTCGCCGGTGGGGGCCCCGGCGTCGTCCGGCGGCCCGGTCGCGTCCGCGGCGTGA
- the pgsA gene encoding CDP-diacylglycerol--glycerol-3-phosphate 3-phosphatidyltransferase, whose protein sequence is MSSSQPAGGTVPVGGEAPLLNIANALTCLRLVLVPVFVAALFAEGGTDVVWRLVAFAVFVVAALTDRLDGQLARSRGLVTWFGALADPIADKALTGAALIGLSMLAVVPWWVTVVILGREIGITVLRFVVIRRGVIPASRGGKAKTVAQTVAIGLFLLPLPMLLPGAVVAMLVVQWVAMAVALVLTVVTGVDYVVKAVRAAV, encoded by the coding sequence ATGAGCTCGTCGCAGCCGGCCGGGGGCACCGTCCCGGTCGGTGGCGAGGCGCCGTTGCTGAACATCGCGAACGCGCTGACCTGCCTGCGGCTGGTCCTCGTCCCGGTGTTCGTCGCGGCGTTGTTCGCCGAGGGCGGCACGGACGTGGTCTGGCGCCTGGTCGCGTTCGCCGTGTTCGTCGTCGCCGCCCTGACCGACCGGCTCGACGGCCAGCTGGCCCGCAGCCGCGGGCTGGTCACCTGGTTCGGGGCGCTCGCCGACCCCATCGCGGACAAGGCCCTCACCGGGGCCGCGCTGATCGGGCTGTCGATGCTCGCGGTCGTGCCGTGGTGGGTGACGGTCGTGATCCTCGGCCGGGAGATCGGCATCACCGTGCTGCGGTTCGTCGTCATCCGGCGCGGGGTGATCCCGGCCAGCCGCGGCGGCAAGGCGAAGACGGTCGCGCAGACGGTCGCGATCGGGCTGTTCCTGCTGCCGCTGCCGATGCTGCTGCCGGGCGCGGTGGTCGCGATGCTCGTGGTGCAGTGGGTGGCGATGGCGGTCGCGCTCGTGCTGACCGTCGTGACCGGTGTCGACTACGTGGTGAAGGCCGTCCGCGCGGCCGTGTGA
- a CDS encoding DNA translocase FtsK — MAGRTGTGRATTRAAAGRGSGRSGARASSSRKRSATRRTPPRRQGPDLIDRGIDAVGRGVAKTVRASGRAVGRTRDIDPAHRRDGLGFGMLVLAVIAAAGLWWGAGGAVGHWFTFVVQAVMGVAGVLLPVILLGIGVVLVTAPAHPEARPRIVAGSLLLALGVLGLVHLAYGAPAEPDAWRGAGGALGYVAGTPLQAGLTAWTAVPVLVLLTLYALLLVTGIPVRELPDRFRRLTGQLPPEDDEAGGTPRTVADAVAEKEAAEGGETPKRRRPARRRQQASEADAFRLEEGDHAPAPPETEDPGVSAAASRKKPSRAPIVETPPAEEVPPAEHTAGEQLSMAIREPVGETEYVLPPADTLESGPPPKTRSSANDAMIEAITGVLDQFNIDAQVTGFTRGPTVTRYEIELGPAVKVEKITQLQRNLAYAVANDNVRLLAPIPGKSAVGIEVPNTDREMVRLGDVLRSGSARNEQHPMGIGLGKDIEGHYLVANLAKMPHLLVAGSTGSGKSSFVNSMLVSLLTRATPDEVRMILIDPKMVELTPYEGIPHLITPIITQPKKAAAALAWLVEEMEQRYQDMQANRVRHIDDFNRKVRSGEITAPPGSERVYRPYPYIMCIVDELADLMMTAPRDVEDAIVRITQKARAAGIHLILATQRPSVDVVTGLIKTNVPSRLAFATSSLTDSRVILDQPGAEKLIGMGDALYLPMGAGKPVRMQGAFVDDDEIAKVVAFTKEQAEPSYTEGVTAAKAGEKKEIDEDIGDDLDLLLQAAELIVTSQFGSTSMLQRKLRVGFAKAGRLMDLLETRNIVGPSEGSKARDVLVKPDELENALYLIRGGGTADGGEVGDDE; from the coding sequence ATGGCGGGACGTACGGGTACGGGCAGGGCCACCACGAGGGCGGCCGCGGGTCGCGGCTCGGGGCGGTCCGGTGCGCGCGCGTCGTCGTCGCGCAAGCGGTCCGCCACCCGCCGGACGCCGCCGCGGCGGCAGGGCCCCGACCTGATCGACCGCGGGATCGACGCGGTCGGCCGGGGCGTCGCGAAGACGGTCCGGGCGTCCGGGCGCGCGGTCGGGCGCACCCGTGACATCGACCCGGCGCACCGCCGCGACGGCCTCGGCTTCGGGATGCTCGTGCTCGCGGTGATCGCCGCGGCCGGGCTGTGGTGGGGCGCAGGCGGGGCGGTCGGCCACTGGTTCACGTTCGTCGTGCAGGCCGTGATGGGCGTGGCCGGCGTGCTGCTGCCGGTGATCCTGCTGGGGATCGGCGTCGTCCTCGTGACGGCGCCGGCGCACCCGGAGGCCCGCCCGCGGATCGTCGCCGGCTCGCTGCTGCTCGCGCTCGGCGTCCTCGGGCTGGTGCACCTGGCCTACGGCGCCCCCGCCGAGCCGGACGCGTGGCGGGGCGCCGGTGGTGCGCTCGGCTACGTCGCGGGCACCCCGCTGCAGGCCGGGCTGACCGCGTGGACGGCCGTCCCGGTGCTGGTCCTGCTCACCCTGTACGCGTTGCTGCTGGTCACCGGCATCCCCGTGCGCGAGCTGCCGGACCGGTTCCGCCGGCTCACCGGGCAGCTCCCGCCGGAGGACGACGAGGCCGGCGGGACGCCGCGCACGGTCGCCGACGCGGTCGCCGAGAAGGAGGCGGCCGAGGGCGGGGAGACCCCGAAGCGCCGTCGCCCGGCCCGGCGGCGCCAGCAGGCCTCGGAGGCCGACGCGTTCCGGCTGGAGGAGGGCGACCACGCGCCCGCCCCGCCGGAGACCGAGGATCCCGGTGTCTCCGCGGCCGCGTCGAGGAAGAAGCCATCGCGCGCGCCGATCGTCGAGACCCCGCCGGCAGAAGAGGTGCCACCGGCCGAGCACACAGCGGGCGAGCAGCTCTCGATGGCGATCCGCGAACCGGTCGGCGAGACCGAGTACGTGCTGCCACCTGCCGACACCCTGGAGTCGGGGCCGCCGCCGAAGACACGCAGCTCGGCGAACGACGCCATGATCGAGGCGATCACCGGCGTGCTCGACCAGTTCAACATCGACGCCCAGGTCACCGGCTTCACCCGGGGCCCGACGGTCACCCGCTACGAGATCGAGCTCGGCCCCGCGGTCAAGGTCGAGAAGATCACCCAGCTGCAGCGCAACCTCGCCTACGCGGTCGCGAACGACAACGTCCGCCTGCTCGCGCCGATCCCCGGCAAGTCCGCGGTCGGGATCGAGGTGCCCAACACCGACCGCGAGATGGTCCGCCTCGGCGACGTCCTGCGCTCGGGCAGCGCCCGCAACGAGCAGCACCCGATGGGCATCGGGCTGGGCAAGGACATCGAGGGCCACTACCTGGTCGCCAACCTCGCGAAGATGCCGCACCTGCTGGTCGCCGGGTCCACCGGCTCCGGCAAGTCGAGCTTCGTCAACTCGATGCTGGTGTCGCTGCTGACCCGGGCCACGCCGGACGAGGTCCGGATGATCCTCATCGACCCGAAGATGGTCGAGCTGACCCCGTACGAGGGCATCCCGCACCTGATCACGCCCATCATCACCCAGCCGAAGAAGGCGGCCGCCGCGCTGGCCTGGCTGGTGGAGGAGATGGAGCAGCGCTACCAGGACATGCAGGCGAACCGGGTCCGGCACATCGACGACTTCAACCGCAAGGTCCGCTCCGGCGAGATCACCGCGCCGCCCGGGTCCGAGCGGGTGTACCGGCCGTACCCCTACATCATGTGCATCGTCGACGAGCTCGCCGACCTCATGATGACCGCGCCCCGCGACGTCGAGGACGCGATCGTCCGGATCACCCAGAAGGCCCGCGCGGCCGGCATCCACCTGATCCTCGCGACCCAGCGGCCCTCGGTCGACGTCGTCACGGGCCTGATCAAGACGAACGTGCCGTCCCGGCTGGCGTTCGCGACGTCGTCGCTCACCGACTCCCGGGTCATCCTCGACCAGCCGGGCGCGGAGAAGCTGATCGGCATGGGCGACGCCCTCTACCTGCCGATGGGCGCGGGCAAGCCGGTCCGCATGCAGGGCGCGTTCGTCGACGACGACGAGATCGCCAAGGTCGTCGCGTTCACCAAGGAGCAGGCCGAGCCCAGCTACACCGAGGGCGTCACCGCGGCGAAGGCCGGCGAGAAGAAGGAGATCGACGAGGACATCGGCGACGACCTCGACCTGCTCCTGCAGGCGGCCGAGCTGATCGTCACCTCGCAGTTCGGGTCGACGTCGATGCTGCAGCGCAAGCTCCGCGTGGGCTTCGCCAAGGCCGGGCGCCTGATGGACCTGCTGGAGACCCGCAACATCGTCGGGCCCTCCGAGGGGTCGAAGGCGCGGGACGTGCTCGTGAAGCCGGACGAGCTGGAGAACGCGCTCTACCTGATCCGCGGCGGCGGCACGGCCGACGGCGGCGAGGTCGGCGACGACGAGTGA
- a CDS encoding AraC family transcriptional regulator, with the protein MAERVGAWRWRTSAALRPLVPEIWAWRTPAGPPGTHQGVSSGHLTVVLCLDGAVELLRKPDPARGAGRFTASVAGLHAAPAVIATGAAQSGMQLALTWRGARTLLGLPAAELAFDVVDLGALLPGADVLLDRLHAAPSWTERCAMLDAALCRIAATRTGTGAPPPEVARAWDVLVRSGGTVRVADLAADVGWSPRHLGARLRRETGLGTKTAARVIRFERACTLLRGPGAPSPAAVAARCGYADQQHLSRDFRDLAGTTVRAWRAERVNGATRTTGTAPPPS; encoded by the coding sequence GTGGCGGAACGGGTCGGGGCCTGGCGGTGGCGGACGTCGGCCGCGCTGCGCCCGCTGGTCCCGGAGATCTGGGCGTGGCGGACGCCGGCCGGTCCCCCGGGCACCCACCAGGGCGTCTCCAGCGGGCACCTCACCGTGGTCCTCTGCCTGGACGGTGCGGTGGAGCTGCTGCGCAAGCCGGACCCGGCCCGCGGTGCGGGCCGGTTCACCGCGTCGGTGGCCGGGCTGCACGCGGCCCCCGCCGTGATCGCGACCGGTGCGGCGCAGTCCGGGATGCAGCTGGCCCTGACCTGGCGCGGGGCGCGGACGCTGCTCGGGCTGCCGGCCGCGGAGCTGGCCTTCGACGTCGTCGACCTCGGCGCGCTGCTGCCGGGCGCGGACGTGCTGCTGGACCGGTTGCATGCTGCGCCGTCGTGGACCGAACGCTGCGCGATGCTGGACGCCGCGCTGTGCCGGATCGCCGCCACCCGAACCGGGACCGGCGCCCCGCCGCCGGAGGTGGCACGCGCCTGGGACGTGCTGGTCCGCTCGGGCGGGACGGTGCGGGTCGCCGACCTGGCCGCGGACGTCGGCTGGTCGCCCCGCCATCTCGGAGCGCGGCTGCGCCGCGAGACCGGGCTGGGCACGAAGACCGCGGCCCGGGTGATCCGTTTCGAGCGGGCCTGCACGCTGCTGCGCGGTCCGGGAGCGCCGTCCCCGGCCGCCGTGGCCGCGCGGTGCGGGTACGCCGACCAGCAGCACCTGTCCCGCGACTTCCGGGACCTGGCCGGGACCACCGTGCGAGCGTGGCGTGCCGAGCGGGTCAACGGCGCGACGCGCACGACCGGAACGGCGCCGCCGCCGTCGTAG
- a CDS encoding PspA/IM30 family protein, with protein sequence MANGLTKAWSYLMALFSSKVDEHADPKVQIQQAIEDAQRQHQQLSQQAAAVIGNQRQLEMKLNRQLGEIEKLQSSAKQALVLADQARAQGDEQKAQQYEQSAQSFATQLVTAEQGVEDLKTLHDQSIGAAEQAKQAVERNSMVLQQKIAERTKLLSQLEQAKMQEQAAKSLQQMSELSAPRNAPSLDEVRDKIEKRYANALGSAELAQNSVQGRMLEVQASTTDMAGASRLEQIRASMSGAPIAGGQQAPQVGQGEQTQQLPSSPAPAQQQNTQQNQQQPGTA encoded by the coding sequence ATGGCCAACGGACTCACCAAGGCCTGGAGCTACCTGATGGCGCTGTTCTCGTCGAAGGTCGACGAGCACGCGGACCCGAAGGTGCAGATCCAGCAGGCCATCGAGGACGCCCAGCGGCAGCACCAGCAGCTGTCCCAGCAGGCGGCCGCGGTGATCGGGAACCAGCGGCAGCTGGAGATGAAGCTGAACCGGCAGCTGGGGGAGATCGAGAAGCTGCAGTCCTCGGCGAAGCAGGCGCTCGTCCTGGCCGACCAGGCCCGGGCCCAGGGCGACGAGCAGAAGGCCCAGCAGTACGAGCAGTCGGCCCAGTCGTTCGCCACCCAGCTGGTGACCGCGGAGCAGGGCGTCGAGGACCTCAAGACCCTGCACGACCAGTCGATCGGCGCGGCCGAGCAGGCCAAGCAGGCCGTCGAGCGGAACTCGATGGTGCTGCAACAGAAGATCGCCGAGCGCACGAAGCTGCTCAGCCAGCTCGAGCAGGCCAAGATGCAGGAGCAGGCCGCGAAGTCGCTGCAGCAGATGAGCGAGCTGTCCGCGCCGCGCAACGCGCCGTCGCTGGACGAGGTCCGCGACAAGATCGAGAAGCGGTACGCCAACGCGCTCGGCTCGGCCGAGCTGGCGCAGAACTCCGTGCAGGGCCGGATGCTGGAGGTCCAGGCGTCCACCACCGACATGGCCGGGGCCTCCCGGCTCGAGCAGATCCGGGCCTCGATGTCGGGCGCCCCGATCGCCGGGGGGCAGCAGGCCCCGCAGGTCGGGCAGGGGGAGCAGACCCAGCAGCTGCCGTCGTCCCCGGCGCCGGCCCAGCAGCAGAACACCCAGCAGAACCAGCAGCAGCCCGGCACCGCCTGA
- the rimO gene encoding 30S ribosomal protein S12 methylthiotransferase RimO: MASPENAPRRAALLSLGCARNEVDSEELAGRLAGSGWELVDAEDGAPDVIVVNTCGFVEQAKKDSIDTLLAASDVARPAGAKVVAVGCLAERYGAELAKDLPEADAVLGFDAYPELAERLGDVLGGHTPAPHVPVDRRTLLPISPVERPAATADVSVPGHEWVPDIARTRLSDGPVASLKLASGCDRRCAFCAIPSFRGSFVSRPPADVLGEAAWLAEQGVRELVLVSENSTSYGKDLPGGTRALVDLLGRMASIEGVERIRVSYLQPAELRPDLLRAIATTPGVAPYFDLSFQHASARVLRRMRRFGSRADFLDLCARIRELAPEAGIRSNVIVGFPGETEEDLAELEAFLTGARLDAVGVFGYSDEDGTEAEGYDGKVDPAEVAARVARISELADELMTQRAEERVGSEVVVLVERAGSDDDDDCAGRAAHQGPDADGESSVVAAGDGGPDPAGLRPGDLVRCRVTGSEGVDLLVEALEVLPRAGTGTVLAGSG, from the coding sequence GTGGCTTCCCCCGAGAACGCGCCCCGGCGCGCCGCCCTGCTGTCCCTGGGTTGCGCGCGCAACGAGGTCGACTCCGAGGAGCTCGCCGGCCGGCTGGCCGGGTCCGGCTGGGAGCTGGTGGACGCCGAGGACGGCGCGCCGGACGTCATCGTCGTCAACACCTGCGGCTTCGTCGAGCAGGCCAAGAAGGACTCCATCGACACGCTGCTGGCCGCCTCCGACGTGGCCCGCCCGGCCGGTGCGAAGGTCGTCGCCGTCGGCTGCCTGGCCGAGCGCTACGGCGCCGAGCTGGCGAAGGACCTGCCGGAGGCCGACGCCGTGCTCGGCTTCGACGCCTACCCGGAGCTGGCCGAGCGGCTCGGGGACGTCCTCGGCGGCCACACGCCCGCCCCGCACGTTCCCGTCGACCGGCGGACGCTGCTGCCGATCTCGCCGGTGGAACGCCCGGCCGCGACCGCGGACGTGTCGGTGCCGGGCCACGAGTGGGTGCCCGACATCGCGCGGACCCGGCTGTCGGACGGCCCGGTCGCGTCGCTGAAGCTCGCCTCGGGCTGCGACCGCCGCTGCGCGTTCTGCGCGATCCCGTCGTTCCGCGGCAGCTTCGTGTCCCGCCCGCCGGCCGACGTGCTCGGCGAGGCCGCCTGGCTGGCCGAGCAGGGCGTCCGCGAGCTGGTACTGGTCAGCGAGAACTCGACGTCCTACGGCAAGGACCTGCCCGGCGGCACCCGCGCGCTGGTCGACCTGCTGGGGCGGATGGCCTCGATCGAGGGCGTCGAACGGATCCGGGTGTCCTACCTGCAGCCCGCGGAGCTGCGTCCCGACCTGCTGCGGGCGATCGCGACGACACCGGGTGTCGCGCCCTACTTCGACCTGTCGTTCCAGCACGCCAGCGCGCGCGTGCTGCGCCGGATGCGCCGGTTCGGCTCGCGGGCCGACTTCCTCGACCTGTGCGCCCGGATCCGCGAGCTCGCGCCGGAGGCCGGGATCCGCTCCAACGTGATCGTCGGGTTCCCCGGGGAGACCGAGGAGGACCTGGCCGAGCTGGAGGCGTTCCTGACCGGGGCCCGGCTCGACGCCGTCGGCGTGTTCGGTTACTCCGACGAGGACGGCACCGAGGCCGAGGGCTACGACGGCAAGGTCGACCCCGCCGAGGTGGCGGCCCGGGTCGCGCGGATCTCCGAGCTGGCCGACGAGCTGATGACCCAGCGGGCCGAGGAACGGGTCGGCTCCGAGGTGGTCGTCCTGGTGGAGCGGGCCGGCTCCGACGATGACGACGACTGCGCCGGCCGGGCCGCCCACCAGGGCCCCGACGCCGACGGCGAGTCCTCCGTGGTCGCCGCAGGCGACGGTGGGCCGGATCCGGCCGGGCTGCGGCCCGGCGACCTCGTGCGGTGCCGGGTCACCGGCAGCGAGGGCGTCGACCTGCTGGTCGAGGCGCTGGAGGTGCTGCCCCGCGCGGGCACCGGCACGGTACTGGCGGGCAGCGGATGA